Proteins found in one Sardina pilchardus chromosome 3, fSarPil1.1, whole genome shotgun sequence genomic segment:
- the sgca gene encoding alpha-sarcoglycan, whose amino-acid sequence MAAPHWTLLLTVCVASFFTAHANKNAPVGQFFVYELQKEVHQADFNPVSKIYGQVPDDPIVFKCNKQFSPDLPAWIRYTQRHPHDNGFLYGTPMEEDRGKNIIEITVINRRTYETFQETVIINVVPRAKLMPFQVEFFIPRRDIEKVLPPTVQYDILQDVQKMWGADDLEFVNITSALDRGGRVPLPIAGYFEGVYVKLGSERYFSKCLQEVLTPLHARACEAARQSGRPYVKVTTDCSGGCLVPSNCVEWCRTSLLDLSKPEPPPPVPTMGSGILETGGEFDPPESLPPRDFFPDYVATVIFPFVLALILFLLLAYVMCCRREGLEKRDAMTPELQLHHHHTIIGNADELRGMAGTREGVPPPLSTLPMFNRRTGEHPPPLQRAYQPDSIPLIMAQQ is encoded by the exons ATGGCAGCTCCTCACTGGACTCTCCTGCTCACAG TGTGTGTTGCTAGCTTCTTTACGGCCCATGCCAACAAGAACGCCCCCGTTGGCCAGTTCTTTGTGTACGAGCTTCAGAAAGAGGTCCACCAGGCCGACTTCAACCCTGTGAGCAAAATCTACG ggcaGGTTCCCGATGACCCCATCGtgttcaagtgtaataagcagTTCTCCCCTGACCTGCCGGCATGGATACGCTACACACAGAGGCATCCCCATGACAACGGCTTCCTGTACGGAACGCCCATGGAGGAGGACAGGGGCAAAAACATCATTGAG ATAACTGTGATTAACCGACGGACTTACGAAACCTTTCAGGAAACCGTCATCATTAATGTGGTTCCACGAg CCAAGCTGATGCCCTTCCAGGTGGAGTTCTTCATCCCGCGCAGGGACATTGAGAAGGTGCTGCCCCCCACTGTTCAGTACGACATACTGCAGGACGTGCAGAAGATGTGGGGAGCGGACGACCTGGAGTTCGTCAACATCACATCTGCGCTGGACCGTGGCGGACGAGTGCCTCTGCCCATCGCCGGATATTTTGAGGG tgtgtatgtgaagcTGGGCTCCGAGCGCTATTTCTCCAAGTgcctgcaggaggtgctgactcccctgcacgcgcgcgcgtgtgagGCGGCCAGGCAGTCCGGCCGGCCGTACGTCAAGGTGACCACCGACTGCAGCGGCGGCTGCCTGGTGCCTAGCAACTGCGTGGAGTGGTGCCGCACCAGCCTG CTTGACTTGTCCAAACCTGAGCCCCCCCCTCCTGTCCCCACCATGGGCTCTGGTATCCTGGAGACGGGTGGGGAGTTCGACCCCCCCGAGTCCCTCCCTCCCCGTGACTTCTTCCCCGACTACGTTGCCACGGTGATCTTCCCCTTTGTGCTGGCTCTGATCCTGTTCCTTCTTCTGGCCTACGTCATGTGCTGCAGGAGGGAGGGCCT TGAGAAGAGAGATGCCATGACACCTGA ACTGCAGCTGCACCATCACCACACCATCATCGGTAATGCTGACGAGTTGCGTGGTATGGCGGGCACCAGAGAGGGCGTGCCCCCGCCCCTCTCCACGCTGCCCATGTTCAACCGGCGCACCGGcgagcaccccccacccct